A region from the Anaeromyxobacter diazotrophicus genome encodes:
- a CDS encoding cation:proton antiporter: protein MPSRRLRAALLLTAPLALLAPALAAAAAGGGGQADPIARVALDLALILVGAKLGGELATRLGQPAVLGELLIGVALGNLGLLGYAELEGMKQDAALDTLSRLGVLLLLFEVGLESTVRQMLQVGLSALLVATLGVAAPFALGWGAGALLVPAGGPYLHAFLGAALTATSVGITARVLQDLGRSRSPEARIILGAAVIDDVLGLIILAVVSGVIAAAGRGGAVSGLEIAAIVAKAAAFLVGALALGVWLAPRVLRGASRLQTRGVLLAAGLAFCFSLSWLSAALGLAPIVGAFAAGLVLEDVHYRDFVDRGEHGLEELVKPIGAFLVPVFFVVMGLRTDLRAFADPSVLGLAGALTLAAVVGKQVCAAGVLGGADRLSVGIGMVPRGEVGLIFANIGLTLQLGGHPVLSPALYSALVIVVVVTTLVTPPALRWSLGRRRAGSIEKTEASP, encoded by the coding sequence ATGCCCAGCCGCCGCCTCCGCGCCGCCCTGCTCCTCACCGCCCCCCTCGCGCTCCTCGCCCCCGCGCTCGCCGCCGCCGCCGCCGGCGGGGGCGGGCAGGCCGACCCCATCGCGCGCGTCGCGCTCGACCTGGCGCTCATCCTGGTCGGCGCGAAGCTCGGCGGCGAGCTGGCGACCCGGCTCGGCCAGCCCGCGGTGCTGGGCGAGCTCCTCATCGGCGTCGCGCTCGGCAACCTGGGCCTCCTCGGGTACGCGGAGCTCGAGGGGATGAAGCAGGACGCGGCGCTCGACACGCTGTCGCGGCTGGGGGTGCTGCTCCTCCTCTTCGAGGTGGGGCTCGAGTCCACGGTCCGCCAGATGCTCCAGGTCGGGCTCTCGGCGCTGCTGGTGGCGACCCTGGGGGTGGCGGCGCCGTTCGCGCTGGGCTGGGGGGCGGGCGCGCTGCTCGTCCCGGCCGGCGGCCCCTACCTCCACGCCTTCCTCGGCGCCGCGCTGACCGCCACCAGCGTCGGGATCACCGCCCGCGTCCTGCAGGACCTCGGCCGGTCGCGGTCGCCGGAGGCGCGCATCATCCTCGGCGCGGCGGTGATCGACGACGTGCTCGGGCTCATCATCCTGGCGGTGGTGAGCGGGGTCATCGCCGCGGCCGGCCGGGGCGGGGCGGTCTCCGGGCTGGAGATCGCCGCCATCGTGGCCAAGGCGGCCGCCTTCCTCGTCGGGGCGCTCGCGCTCGGCGTCTGGCTCGCGCCGCGCGTCCTGAGGGGCGCCTCGCGGCTGCAGACGCGCGGGGTGCTGCTGGCGGCCGGGCTCGCCTTCTGCTTCTCCCTCTCCTGGCTCTCGGCCGCCCTCGGGCTCGCGCCGATCGTGGGCGCCTTCGCCGCCGGGCTCGTGCTGGAGGACGTCCACTACCGCGACTTCGTCGACCGCGGCGAGCACGGCCTCGAGGAGCTGGTGAAGCCCATCGGCGCCTTCCTGGTGCCCGTGTTCTTCGTGGTGATGGGCCTGCGCACCGACCTGCGCGCCTTCGCCGACCCCTCCGTCCTCGGGCTGGCGGGCGCGCTCACGCTGGCGGCGGTGGTGGGCAAGCAGGTGTGCGCGGCGGGGGTGCTCGGCGGCGCCGATCGGCTCAGCGTCGGCATCGGGATGGTGCCCCGGGGCGAGGTGGGCCTCATCTTCGCCAACATCGGCTTGACGCTCCAGCTCGGGGGCCACCCGGTGCTGTCGCCCGCGCTGTACTCCGCGCTGGTGATCGTGGTGGTGGTGACGACGCTCGTCACCCCGCCCGCGCTGCGGTGGAGCCTGGGCCGGCGGCGCGCGGGATCCATCGAGAAAACCGAAGCCTCGCCCTGA